The Cheilinus undulatus linkage group 2, ASM1832078v1, whole genome shotgun sequence genome has a window encoding:
- the abcf3 gene encoding ATP-binding cassette sub-family F member 3, with product MATYVDILKSEFPEIDTELFDYITGVLDSGGADFEDGEEVFDAIGGVLQEVSADSKNEDDIRDICLQMFNTLQLNNHHGSQKQVLLDAPVQLSQISADNECAAKDVQGIWMMKRPQNTTVDAKKLEKAEAKLKAKHERRNEKDLQKGSSPLVLEEASASQASSKKDNRVDQSGKNRSYDIRIENFDVSFGERCLLQGAELSLASGRRYGLIGRNGLGKTTLLKMLASRNLRVPAHISILHVEQEVAGDDTSALQSVLESDTLREELLSEEKKLNARIANGTADGMESVRLSEIYAKLEEIEADKAPARASVILAGLGFSPRMQQQATKEFSGGWRMRLALARALFARPDLLLLDEPTNMLDVRAILWLENYLQTWQSTILVVSHDRNFLNAVVTDIIHLHSQRLDSYRGDYENFIKTKEDRLKNQQREYDAQLQYRQHIQVFIDRFRYNANRAAQVQSKLKLLEKLPELKPLEKETEVTLRFPDNFEKLSPPILQLDEVEFHYSADQRLFSGLNLSADLESRICIVGENGAGKSTILKLLMGELTPVNGVRQAHRNLKIGYFSQHHVDQLDLNVCSVELLLNKFPGRTEEEYRHQLGGYGITGELATRPVASLSGGQKSRVAFAQMTMPCPNFYILDEPTNHLDMETIEALAKALNKFKGGVILVSHDERLIRLVCRELWVCESGKVSRIDGGFDEYRDILQEQFRKEGYL from the exons ATGGCGACGTACGTGGATATCCTGAAGAGCGAGTTTCCTGAGATCGACACGGAGCTCTTCGACTACATCACAG GGGTTTTGGACAGCGGTGGAGCAGACTTTGAGGATGGGGAGGAGGTGTTTGATGCCATTGGCGGCGTCCTGCAGGAGGTTTCTGCTGATAGTAAAAATGAGGACGACATCCGAGACATCTGTCTTCAGATGTTTAACACTCTGCAGCT GAATAACCATCATGGCTCTCAGAAGCAGGTGTTGTTGGACGCTCCAGTGCAGCTCTCTCAGATCTCTGCAGATAATG AGTGTGCTGCTAAAGATGTTCAGGGGATCTGGATGATGAAACGTCCTCAGAACACA ACGGTGGACGCTAAGAAACTGGAGAAGGCTGAGGCCAAGCTGAAGGCCAAACATGAACGCAGGAAcgagaaagacctccagaagGGCTCCAGTCCACT AGTCCTGGAGGAGGCGTCGGCCAGTCAGGCCAGCAGCAAGAAGGATAACCGAGTGGACCAATCAGGGAAGAACCGCAGCTATGACATCCGCATCGAGAACTTTGACGTTTCCTTTGGAGAGAG GTGTCTGCTCCAGGGGGCAGAGCTGTCCCTGGCATCGGGCAGGCGGTACGGTCTGATTGGTCGGAACGGTCTGGGGAAAACAACCCTGCTGAAGATGTTAGCCAGTCGTAACCTCCGTGTCCCTGCTCACATCTCCATCCTCCACGTGGAACAGGAAGTGGCGGGAGATGACACGTCTGCGCTGCAGAGTGTCCTGGAGAGCGACACGCTGAGGGAGGAGCTTCTGAGCGAGGAGAAGAAGCTCAATGCTCGCATCGCCAATGGAAC TGCCGATGGGATGGAGAGCGTCCGACTGTCAGAGATCTACGCCAAGCTGGAGGAGATCGAGGCCGACAAAGCTCCGGCACG GGCCTCCGTCATCCTGGCTGGGCTTGGATTCTCTCCCAGAATGCAACAGCAGGCAACAAA ggAGTTTTCAGGAGGATGGAGGATGAGGTTGGCGTTGGCCAGAGCTCTCTTTGCTCG ACCGGACCTGCTTCTGCTGGACG AGCCGACCAACATGTTGGATGTCAGAGCCATCCTGTGGTTAGAAAACTACCTGCAG ACATGGCAATCCACCATCCTGGTCGTCTCCCATGACAGGAACTTCCTGAACGCCGTGGTCACAGACATCATCCACCTGCACTCTCAGAGACTGGACAGTTACCGTGGTGACTACGAGAACTTTATCAAAACCAAAGAAGACCGACTAAAAAACCAGCAGAGAGAGTACGATGCCCAGCTGCAGTACAGACAGCACATACAG GTGTTCATCGACAGGTTTCGGTACAATGCTAACAGAGCGGCTCAGGTGCAGAGCAAACTCAAACTGCTGGAGAAGCT acctGAACTCAAACCGCttgaaaaagagacagaggtCACTTTAAG GTTTCCAGATAACTTTGAGAAGCTGTCTCCTCCGATCCTCCAGCTCGACGAGGTTGAGTTTCATTACTCGGCTGACCAGCGGCTCTTCTCTGGACTCAACCTATCCGCCGACCTCGAGTCTAGAATCTGCATT GTCGGAGAAAATGGAGCCGGTAAATCCACTATCCTCAAATTGCTTATGGGCGAGCTGACGCCGGTAAACGGAGTCAGACAAGCTCACAG GAACTTAAAGATCGGGTACTTTAGCCAGCATCACGTGGACCAGCTCGACCTGAACGTCTGCTCCGTGGAACTGCTGCTCAATAAGTTCCCGG GTCGGACGGAGGAGGAGTATCGACACCAGCTGGGAGGTTACGGCATCACCGGGGAGCTCGCCACGAGGCCGGTGGCCAGTCTTTCAGGGGGGCAGAAGAGCAGGGTGGCCTTTGCACAGATGACCATGCCATG TCCAAACTTCTACATCCTGGACGAACCGACCAATCACCTGGACATGGAGACCATCGAGGCGCTGGCCAAAGCTCTCAACAAGTTCAAA GGTGGAGTCATCCTGGTGTCGCATGACGAGCGTCTGATCCGGCTGGTGTGTCGGGAGCTGTGGGTTTGTGAGAGCGGGAAAGTCTCTCGCATCGACGGTGGTTTCGACGAGTATCGAGACATCCTTCAGGAGCAGTTCAGGAAGGAGGGTTACCTGTGA